CACCCGACCGAGCGGTCGGTGGCAGGGTGGGGGCGGTGGCGACGTATGAAGCCCTCCTGTCACGGAGAGACCGTGACCGCCATGAGACCGAAGGAGGTGGGTTCACGCATGCGTCAGTACGAACTGATGATCATCCTCGACCCCGAGACCGACGAGCGGAGCCTCCAGCCGACGCTGGAGAAGATGCTCGCTGTCGTGGGTAAGGAGGGTGGCTCCGTCGACGAGATCGACGTCATGGGACGCCGTCGCCTGGCCTACGAGATCAAGAAGCAGGCCGAGGGGATCTACGCGGTCGTCCAGATGACCGCCGAGCCCGCGACCGCCCAGGAGCTGGACCGCCAGCTGGGCCTCAACGAGTCCGTCCTGCGGACCAAGCTGCTGCGCCGCGACGCCTGAGCGTCGCCCGCGGCACACCTGCTGGACAGATCCCACCCAGACACCCCCAGATCGAGGACGACCTGACATGGCCGGAGAGACCCCCATCACCATCGTCGGCAACCTGACGGCCGACCCCGAGCTGCGCTTCACCCCGAGCGGTGCGGCCGTCGCCAACTTCACGGTGGCGTCCACCCCG
This genomic stretch from Ornithinimicrobium humiphilum harbors:
- the rpsF gene encoding 30S ribosomal protein S6, whose protein sequence is MRQYELMIILDPETDERSLQPTLEKMLAVVGKEGGSVDEIDVMGRRRLAYEIKKQAEGIYAVVQMTAEPATAQELDRQLGLNESVLRTKLLRRDA